The following coding sequences lie in one Lolium perenne isolate Kyuss_39 chromosome 2, Kyuss_2.0, whole genome shotgun sequence genomic window:
- the LOC127334101 gene encoding uncharacterized protein — translation MSALFNFNSFLVVVLLVICTCTYVKMQFPAMLNDRTGFRGFFWKAARIRERLSPWVAFGCFAMGISTIFF, via the exons ATG TCGGCGCTCTTCAACTTCAACTCCTTCCTCGTCGTCGTGCTGCTGGTGATCTGCACCTGCACCTACGTCAAGATGCAGTTCCCTGCCATGCTCAACGACCGAACCGG ATTTCGTGGTTTCTTTTGGAAAGCAGCCAGAATAC GTGAGCGGTTGAGCCCATGGGTAGCGTTTGGGTGCTTTGCTATGGGGATATCAACCATCTTCTTCTGA
- the LOC139835243 gene encoding flavin-containing monooxygenase FMO GS-OX-like 8, whose product MVSAGDGEQPLQLQSKNVCVVGAGMAGMAAARELRREGHAVTVMEQSADVGGQWLYDPRTDGDDPLGAAVPVRVPGSMYACLRLISPREAMGFSDFQFLPRHGVAGRDPRRYPVHREMYCYLRDFCDVFGLMDAVRLNTRVLRVAETMPASSTRQWAVRSVQLCDGDEKEEVFDAVVVATGHYSQPKLPRIKGMEEWLRRQMHSHSYRTPDPFRGEVVVMVGCGDSGKDIALDLRRVAKEVHLTAKSTEEAMTPAMSKMLANHANLHLHPQIDQLHGDGRVVFADGSSVVADTVMYCTGYTYSFPFLDTDGAVTVDDNRVGPLFEHVFPPSLAPSLSFVGVPRKVLIPWFFEAQGKWVAQVLSGRRALPPVEEMLRSVEEHYRAREAAGVPKKYTHDIGGVEPLKMYEFGEKYCDFPRIENWQRELILSCIAGLNEDMENFRDRTDDSDNVRKGLQRWHSLAAPPQAQDDQTVAGKDTAAIEVDVQAMAKLLVN is encoded by the coding sequence ATGGTTTCGGCTGGCGATGGCGAGCAGCCGCTGCAGCTGCAGTCCAAGAATGTATGCGTGGTGGGAGCCGGCATGGCTGGCATGGCGGCTGCGCGCGAGCTGCGGCGGGAGGGCCACGCCGTCACGGTCATGGAGCAGAGCGCCGACGTCGGCGGGCAGTGGCTGTACGACCCGAGGACCGACGGCGACGACCCGCTCGGGGCCGCGGTGCCGGTGCGCGTGCCCGGCAGCATGTACGCCTGCCTCCGCCTCATCAGTCCACGGGAGGCCATGGGGTTCTCCGACTTCCAGTTCCTGCCAAGGCACGGCGTCGCCGGCCGCGACCCGCGCCGCTACCCCGTTCACCGGGAGATGTACTGCTACCTCCGGGACTTCTGCGACGTGTTCGGGCTCATGGACGCCGTCAGGCTCAACACCCGCGTCCTGCGCGTCGCCGAGACCATGCCGGCGTCGTCGACGCGACAATGGGCGGTGAGATCCGTGCAGCTCTGCGACGGCGATGAGAAGGAGGAGGTGTTCGACGCGGTCGTGGTGGCTACCGGCCACTACTCGCAGCCGAAGCTCCCGCGCATCAAAGGCATGGAGGAGTGGCTGCGGAGGCAGATGCACAGCCACTCGTACCGGACGCCGGATCCGTTCCGCGGCGAGGTGGTGGTGATGGTCGGGTGCGGGgacagcggcaaggacatcgcgcTGGACCTGCGCCGCGTCGCCAAGGAGGTGCACctcaccgccaagtccacggaggaGGCCATGACGCCGGCCATGTCCAAGATGCTGGCCAACCACGCCAACCTGCACCTCCACCCGCAGATAGACCAGCTGCACGGCGACGGGCGCGTGGTGTTCGCGGACGGCTCAAGCGTCGTCGCGGACACGGTCATGTACTGCACGGGGTACACCTACTCGTTCCCGTTCCTGGACACGGACGGCGCGGTGACCGTGGACGACAACCGCGTCGGCCCGCTGTTCGAGCACGTGTTCCCCCCGTCCCTGGCGCCGTCGCTCTCCTTCGTGGGCGTGCCGAGGAAGGTCCTGATACCGTGGTTCTTCGAGGCGCAGGGGAAGTGGGTCGCGCAGGTGCTGTCTGGCCGGCGGGCGCTGCCGCCGGTGGAGGAGATGCTGCGGTCCGTGGAGGAGCATTACCGCGCCAGGGAGGCCGCCGGCGTGCCCAAGAAGTACACCCATGACATCGGCGGCGTGGAACCTCTGAAGATGTACGAGTTCGGGGAGAAGTACTGCGACTTCCCGCGGATCGAGAACTGGCAGAGGGAGCTGATCCTGTCGTGCATCGCGGGACTGAACGAGGACATGGAGAACTTCCGCGACCGAACCGACGACAGCGACAACGTCCGGAAGGGCCTGCAGAGATGGCACAGCTTAGCTGCTCCACCCCAGGCTCAAGACGATCAAACTGTGGCTGGGAAAGATACGGCCGCCATTGAAGTTGATGTGCAGGCCATGGCTAAGCTTCTCGTCAACTGA